A single window of Streptomyces cathayae DNA harbors:
- a CDS encoding sensor histidine kinase, with the protein MDVNAAVAAAAAIAGLLTGAIAVLAFRFSEREQRRPTRSSLHTDPVLPPGVDTVLSVLRSSAVVLDEADGVVKASSAAYALGLVRGGKLAVEPMLQMARDTRRDGEIRQVELDLPRRGTGRGEALAVSARVAPLGSRLVLLLVEDLTEARRIEAVRRDFVANVSHELKTPVGALSLLSEAVMDASDDPEAVERFAGRMQGEAIRLTNLVQELIDLSRVQNDDPLEDAEPVPVYELVAEAVDRCRHAAGTKQITMASNVWAPGGLEEIEGREGLAGSDQEGGGQLPSAADLRVWGNRGQLAAALGNLVENAVNYSPARTRVGIAARRVAQSGGALIEIAVTDQGIGISDKEKERVFERFYRVDPARSRATGGTGLGLAIVKHVAASHGGEVTVWSAEGQGSTFTLRLPEAAAAPTRDRTSPSSRRDEPEDLEDEAGGSTPSSPRTSDPSAYETLPSPEVLP; encoded by the coding sequence ATGGACGTGAACGCGGCGGTCGCCGCAGCGGCGGCGATCGCCGGATTGCTCACCGGCGCCATCGCCGTGCTGGCGTTCCGCTTCAGCGAGCGCGAACAGCGGCGCCCCACGCGTTCCTCGCTGCACACGGACCCGGTGCTTCCGCCGGGCGTGGACACCGTGCTCTCCGTGCTGCGCTCCTCCGCCGTCGTCCTGGACGAGGCGGACGGCGTGGTCAAGGCCAGCTCCGCTGCGTACGCCCTCGGGCTGGTCCGCGGCGGCAAGCTCGCCGTGGAACCCATGCTGCAGATGGCCCGCGACACCCGGCGGGACGGCGAGATACGGCAGGTCGAACTGGATCTGCCCCGCCGCGGCACCGGGCGCGGCGAGGCCCTCGCCGTCTCCGCGCGGGTGGCACCGCTCGGCTCCCGGCTCGTCCTGCTGCTCGTGGAGGACCTCACCGAGGCCCGCCGCATAGAGGCGGTGCGGCGCGACTTCGTCGCCAACGTCAGCCATGAGCTCAAGACCCCCGTCGGCGCGCTCTCCCTGCTCTCCGAAGCCGTCATGGACGCCTCCGACGACCCCGAGGCGGTGGAGCGCTTCGCCGGCCGGATGCAGGGCGAGGCCATCCGCCTCACCAATCTGGTGCAGGAGCTCATCGACCTCTCCCGCGTCCAGAACGACGACCCGCTCGAGGACGCCGAACCCGTCCCCGTGTACGAACTGGTCGCCGAGGCCGTCGACCGCTGCCGCCACGCGGCGGGCACCAAGCAGATCACCATGGCCTCGAACGTGTGGGCGCCCGGCGGGCTCGAGGAGATCGAGGGGCGCGAAGGGCTCGCGGGGTCCGACCAGGAGGGCGGCGGGCAGCTGCCGAGCGCCGCCGACCTGCGCGTGTGGGGCAACCGCGGCCAGCTCGCCGCCGCCCTCGGCAACCTCGTCGAGAACGCCGTCAACTACTCGCCCGCCCGCACCCGGGTCGGCATAGCGGCCCGCAGGGTCGCCCAGTCGGGCGGGGCCCTGATCGAGATCGCCGTGACCGACCAGGGCATAGGGATCTCCGACAAGGAGAAGGAGCGCGTCTTCGAGCGCTTCTACCGCGTCGACCCGGCCCGCTCCCGCGCCACGGGTGGTACGGGTCTGGGCCTCGCGATCGTCAAGCACGTGGCCGCCTCGCACGGCGGGGAGGTCACGGTGTGGAGCGCCGAAGGCCAGGGCTCCACGTTCACCCTGCGGCTTCCCGAGGCCGCCGCGGCCCCCACCCGCGACCGCACCTCCCCGTCGTCCCGCCGGGACGAA